The following coding sequences lie in one Oceanicola sp. 502str15 genomic window:
- a CDS encoding ABC transporter ATP-binding protein: MSGVLEVEGLKVSFRQDGETTHAVKGVSFSVGRGETVALVGESGSGKSVTALSTVSLLGESARVEGSVRYKGDQMVGADEKKLMEVRGNDISFIFQEPMTSLNPLHTLEKQLAESLELHQGIKRSEARGRIIELLEDVGIRDPESRLGAYPHQLSGGQRQRVMIAMALANNPELLIADEPTTALDVTIQAQILDLLAELKQKRQMSLLFITHDLGIVQAIADRVCVMKDGEIVETGPTAEIFANPQHAYTKMLLSAAPQGGPSEVPAGAEEIVRTEDLRIWFPIQAGLLKRTVGHVKAVNAASLSVRAGETVGIVGESGSGKTTLALAIMRLIQSEGPIYYLGENIQGWKTRQMRELRRHMQIVFQDPFGSLSPRLTVAQIVAEGLGVHGVEQGYHPRDLVAQMLTEVGLDPAVMDRYPHEFSGGQRQRIAIARAMILRPRLMVLDEPTSALDMTVQVQIVDLLRDLQKKYGLAYLFISHDLRVVRALSHKVMVMRQGDVVEAGLAAEVFDAPKTEYTRTLMDAAFDLPGASEA; encoded by the coding sequence ATGAGCGGCGTGCTGGAAGTCGAAGGGCTGAAGGTTTCTTTCCGGCAGGACGGAGAGACGACCCATGCCGTGAAGGGGGTGAGCTTTAGCGTGGGCCGCGGCGAGACCGTGGCACTGGTGGGCGAGAGCGGCTCGGGCAAGTCCGTGACCGCGCTGTCGACCGTGAGCCTGCTGGGCGAGAGTGCCCGGGTCGAAGGGTCGGTGCGCTACAAGGGCGACCAGATGGTGGGGGCGGACGAGAAGAAGCTGATGGAGGTGCGCGGCAACGACATCTCCTTCATCTTCCAGGAGCCGATGACCTCGCTCAACCCGCTGCACACGCTCGAAAAGCAGCTGGCCGAAAGCCTCGAGCTGCACCAGGGCATCAAGCGCAGCGAGGCGCGCGGCCGGATCATCGAGCTGCTGGAAGACGTTGGCATCCGCGACCCGGAAAGCCGCCTGGGCGCCTATCCGCACCAGCTTTCGGGCGGGCAGCGCCAGCGGGTAATGATCGCCATGGCGCTGGCCAACAACCCCGAGCTGCTGATTGCCGACGAGCCTACCACGGCGCTCGACGTGACCATTCAGGCGCAGATCCTCGACCTGCTGGCGGAGCTGAAACAGAAGCGCCAGATGAGCCTTCTGTTCATCACCCACGACCTCGGGATCGTGCAGGCGATTGCCGACCGCGTCTGCGTGATGAAGGACGGCGAGATCGTCGAGACCGGCCCGACCGCCGAGATCTTCGCCAACCCGCAGCACGCCTACACCAAGATGCTGCTCTCCGCCGCGCCACAGGGCGGGCCCTCCGAAGTGCCCGCCGGGGCCGAGGAGATCGTGCGCACCGAAGACCTGCGCATCTGGTTCCCGATCCAGGCCGGGCTGCTCAAGCGCACCGTGGGCCACGTGAAGGCCGTCAATGCCGCCAGCCTGTCGGTGCGGGCGGGCGAAACGGTGGGGATCGTGGGCGAAAGCGGCTCTGGCAAGACCACGCTGGCGCTGGCGATCATGCGGCTGATCCAGTCGGAAGGGCCGATCTACTACCTCGGCGAGAACATCCAGGGCTGGAAGACCCGGCAGATGCGCGAGCTGCGTCGGCACATGCAGATCGTGTTTCAGGATCCGTTCGGCAGCCTCAGCCCGCGCCTCACCGTGGCGCAGATCGTGGCCGAGGGGCTGGGCGTGCACGGAGTGGAGCAGGGCTACCACCCGCGTGATCTGGTGGCGCAGATGCTCACCGAGGTCGGGCTGGACCCGGCGGTGATGGACCGCTATCCGCACGAGTTCTCGGGCGGGCAGCGCCAACGCATCGCCATTGCCCGCGCGATGATCCTGCGCCCGCGGCTGATGGTGCTCGACGAGCCCACGAGCGCGCTCGACATGACGGTGCAGGTGCAGATCGTCGACCTGCTGCGCGACCTTCAGAAGAAGTACGGGCTAGCCTACCTGTTCATTTCCCACGACTTGCGGGTGGTGCGGGCGCTCAGCCACAAGGTCATGGTCATGCGCCAGGGCGACGTGGTGGAGGCCGGGCTTGCGGCGGAGGTGTTCGACGCCCCGAAGACGGAATACACCCGCACGCTGATGGATGCCGCCTTCGACCTGCCGGGTGCGAGCGAGGCGTGA
- a CDS encoding HAD-IA family hydrolase: MIRAIAWDFDGVLNRCVEDGRFIWAEHFERDTGQSLAGFQRAVFAEGFREVIEGRRDLVEPVAAWCAEVGHAPGAEALIDYWFARDDTPDAEMQALVARLKAEGVPQVIATNNEARRARYIRAQTGWMAQVDAVLCSGELGVSKPSPAFFEAVSAALAVPPRECLFVDDTRANVEAARALGWQAFHFTPETRDALPGMLAGRGTAQGG, from the coding sequence GTGATCCGGGCCATCGCCTGGGATTTCGACGGGGTGCTGAACCGCTGCGTCGAGGACGGGCGGTTCATCTGGGCCGAGCACTTCGAGCGCGACACAGGGCAGAGCCTTGCGGGGTTTCAGCGGGCGGTGTTCGCGGAGGGGTTTCGCGAGGTGATCGAGGGGCGCAGAGACCTTGTCGAGCCTGTCGCGGCATGGTGCGCCGAGGTGGGTCATGCGCCGGGCGCCGAGGCGCTGATCGACTACTGGTTTGCCCGCGATGACACGCCGGATGCAGAGATGCAGGCGCTTGTGGCCCGGCTGAAAGCCGAGGGCGTGCCCCAGGTGATTGCCACCAACAACGAGGCCCGGCGGGCGCGCTACATTCGGGCGCAGACGGGCTGGATGGCACAAGTTGATGCAGTGCTTTGCTCCGGCGAGCTGGGCGTTTCCAAGCCTTCGCCGGCGTTCTTCGAGGCGGTGAGCGCCGCCCTCGCCGTGCCGCCGCGGGAGTGCCTCTTTGTCGATGACACGCGGGCCAACGTCGAGGCGGCGCGTGCGCTGGGGTGGCAGGCCTTTCACTTCACGCCCGAAACCCGGGATGCCCTGCCGGGTATGCTCGCGGGGCGGGGCACCGCGCAGGGCGGATAG
- the hemN gene encoding oxygen-independent coproporphyrinogen III oxidase, producing MNTTAQLARHGLFDARVPRYTSYPTAPQFAGGVDGDRFASWLRAVPEGGQVSLYIHVPFCRRLCWFCACRTQGTSSDAPVRAYLDVLKAEIARLGRHLAPGVRLSRMHWGGGTPTLMNAAMIAELAAAVEAVVPMAPGAEFSVEIDPNELDDTRLDALAAAGMTRASIGVQDFDPVIQKAIGRDQSYEITARAVETIRARGIESLNADILFGLPHQTLERISSSVQKLLSLSPDRVALYGYAHVPWMAKRQSLLPTDALPTPEQRLALFETARQLFAWDGFAEIGIDHFARPGDGLARAQAEGRLRRNFQGYTDDGATALIGLGASSISRFPQGYAQNASATSAYIRDIRDGNFATARGHVFSKEDRWRGRMIEQLMCEFRCDTSAITSLGARESWVRSVLAGLAAHFDDATRLTPQGLQILPEARPLTRVIARAVDAYHLSGAGHSSAI from the coding sequence ATGAACACCACCGCACAACTTGCCCGCCACGGCCTCTTTGACGCACGTGTGCCCCGCTACACCAGCTACCCGACCGCCCCGCAGTTTGCCGGCGGCGTCGATGGCGACCGTTTCGCCTCGTGGCTCCGGGCCGTCCCCGAGGGCGGTCAGGTCTCGCTCTACATCCACGTGCCATTCTGCCGCCGGCTGTGCTGGTTCTGCGCCTGCCGCACCCAGGGCACCTCGAGCGATGCGCCGGTGCGCGCCTATCTCGATGTGCTGAAGGCAGAGATCGCCCGGCTTGGCCGCCATCTCGCGCCGGGCGTCCGGTTGAGCCGGATGCACTGGGGCGGCGGCACGCCCACGCTGATGAATGCGGCGATGATCGCCGAACTTGCCGCGGCGGTTGAGGCCGTGGTTCCCATGGCGCCCGGGGCGGAGTTCTCGGTCGAGATCGACCCGAACGAGCTCGACGACACCCGGCTCGATGCCCTCGCCGCTGCCGGTATGACCCGCGCCTCCATCGGGGTGCAGGACTTCGATCCGGTGATCCAGAAGGCCATCGGCCGCGACCAGAGCTACGAGATCACCGCCCGCGCCGTCGAGACGATCCGCGCCCGCGGGATCGAAAGCCTGAACGCCGATATCCTCTTCGGCCTGCCGCACCAGACCCTCGAACGCATCTCCAGCTCGGTGCAGAAGCTGCTGTCGCTTTCCCCCGACCGGGTGGCGCTCTACGGTTATGCCCATGTGCCTTGGATGGCCAAGCGCCAGTCGCTCCTTCCCACCGACGCCCTGCCCACGCCCGAGCAGCGCCTCGCGCTCTTCGAAACGGCCCGACAGCTCTTTGCCTGGGACGGCTTTGCCGAAATCGGCATCGACCATTTCGCCCGCCCCGGCGACGGGCTGGCCCGTGCTCAAGCCGAGGGGCGGCTCAGGCGCAACTTTCAGGGCTACACCGATGACGGCGCCACCGCCCTGATCGGGCTCGGGGCCTCCTCGATCTCGCGCTTTCCGCAGGGCTATGCCCAGAACGCATCGGCCACATCGGCCTATATCCGCGACATTCGCGATGGAAATTTCGCCACAGCGCGGGGGCATGTGTTTTCGAAGGAAGACAGGTGGCGCGGCCGGATGATCGAGCAGCTGATGTGCGAGTTTCGCTGCGATACCAGCGCCATAACCTCGCTGGGTGCACGGGAGAGCTGGGTGCGCAGCGTTCTGGCGGGTCTTGCTGCGCACTTCGACGATGCCACAAGGCTCACCCCGCAAGGTCTCCAGATCCTGCCCGAGGCGCGCCCACTCACCCGCGTCATCGCCCGCGCCGTGGATGCCTACCACCTCTCCGGCGCGGGCCACAGCTCGGCCATCTGA
- the fnrL gene encoding transcriptional regulator FnrL, with the protein MAVLDFKLTSHDCGSCQIRHRAVCARCDTDELAQLEEIKYYRSFEAGQVVIWSGDHMDFLGSVVSGVATLSQTMEDGRTQMLGLLLPSDFVGRPGRERAAYDVTAVTEITMCCFRRKPFEQMMERTPHVAQRLLQMTLDELDAAREWMLILGRKTAREKIASLIAILGRRDASLGLGEPMGDEMTFDLPLTREAMSDYLGLTLETVSRQVSALKKDGLIELEGKRRVRVPSYDALLAETGDDSDGGVMV; encoded by the coding sequence ATGGCCGTTCTCGACTTCAAACTCACGTCGCATGACTGCGGCAGTTGCCAGATCCGGCACCGCGCGGTTTGCGCGCGTTGCGATACCGATGAGTTGGCCCAGCTCGAAGAGATCAAGTATTACCGCAGCTTCGAGGCCGGGCAGGTGGTGATCTGGTCGGGCGATCACATGGATTTTCTGGGGTCGGTCGTCAGCGGGGTGGCCACCCTGAGCCAGACCATGGAAGACGGGCGCACGCAGATGCTGGGCCTGCTGCTGCCATCGGATTTTGTCGGGCGGCCAGGGCGGGAGCGGGCCGCCTATGACGTGACTGCGGTGACGGAGATCACGATGTGCTGCTTCCGCCGCAAGCCGTTCGAGCAGATGATGGAGCGCACGCCGCACGTTGCGCAGCGACTGCTGCAGATGACGCTGGACGAGCTGGACGCGGCGCGGGAGTGGATGCTGATCCTCGGGCGCAAGACCGCGCGGGAGAAGATTGCCAGCCTGATCGCCATTCTGGGGCGCCGGGATGCCTCGCTCGGGCTGGGCGAGCCGATGGGTGACGAGATGACGTTTGACCTGCCACTCACCCGCGAGGCGATGTCGGACTATCTTGGGCTGACGCTGGAGACGGTGAGCCGGCAGGTGTCGGCGCTGAAGAAGGACGGGCTCATCGAGCTGGAGGGCAAGCGCCGCGTGCGGGTGCCGAGCTACGATGCGCTGCTGGCCGAAACCGGCGACGATTCCGATGGCGGTGTAATGGTGTGA
- a CDS encoding universal stress protein encodes MDPKTILAPLLEPLEAGSDPARALAHAERLADRFDAHLDVVGIGCDHTQVAYYYAGATALVQQETHDEARRLAEQIEASARASLSSSALRWSVESAVGQMAGLAALISARARIADLVVMPAPYGEGRGPEYETMVEAALFDGQAPVLVVPATPEASPRPRRAVVAWNQSPEAMAAIRRSLPLLVGADLVNIAVIDPPRHGAERSDPGGALSQMLTRHGLRCEISVLARTLPRVSDVISRHVSDIGADLLVMGAYGHSRFREAILGGATRDMLENPPVPVFMAR; translated from the coding sequence ATGGACCCGAAAACAATTCTCGCCCCCCTTCTCGAACCGCTGGAGGCAGGATCCGATCCGGCCCGCGCACTGGCCCATGCCGAGCGTCTCGCCGACCGCTTCGATGCGCATCTCGACGTGGTCGGCATCGGCTGCGACCACACCCAGGTCGCCTACTACTACGCAGGCGCCACCGCGCTGGTTCAGCAGGAGACCCATGACGAGGCCCGCCGACTGGCTGAGCAGATCGAGGCCAGCGCCCGCGCCAGCCTGAGTTCCAGCGCATTGCGATGGTCGGTTGAAAGTGCGGTCGGCCAGATGGCCGGGCTCGCCGCCCTCATCTCGGCCCGCGCCCGCATCGCCGACCTCGTGGTCATGCCCGCCCCCTACGGCGAGGGCCGCGGCCCGGAGTATGAAACAATGGTGGAGGCGGCGTTGTTCGACGGGCAGGCGCCGGTGCTCGTGGTGCCCGCCACGCCCGAAGCCTCACCGCGCCCGCGCCGTGCCGTCGTGGCCTGGAACCAGAGCCCCGAGGCCATGGCCGCAATCCGCCGCTCCCTGCCCCTGCTCGTCGGCGCCGATCTGGTGAACATCGCGGTGATCGACCCACCCCGCCACGGTGCAGAACGCTCCGACCCGGGCGGCGCTCTCAGCCAGATGCTCACGCGTCACGGGCTGCGCTGCGAGATCTCGGTGCTCGCCCGCACCCTGCCCCGGGTGTCCGATGTGATCAGTCGCCACGTGAGCGATATCGGCGCAGACCTACTGGTCATGGGCGCCTACGGCCATTCCCGCTTCCGAGAGGCGATCCTGGGCGGCGCTACCCGCGACATGCTCGAGAACCCACCCGTGCCGGTCTTCATGGCGCGATAG
- the ccoN gene encoding cytochrome-c oxidase, cbb3-type subunit I, whose product MWDIVKIVLFGLVAVIAAIAANYARDLAYMVHALIICAIAAGMFIWSVRTTWEERPAPIINAEGYMDGVVRYGVVATTFWGIVGFLVGTLIAFQLAFPQLNFQLLGDGIGNFGRLRPLHTSAVIFAFGGNALIATSFYIVQRTSAVRLWGGNLAWFVFWGYNLFIVLAATGYLLGATQSKEYAEPEWYVDLWLTAVWVAYLAVFLGTILTRKERHIYVANWFFLSFIVTVAMLHVVNNISIPVSLFGSKSVQVFAGVQDAMTQWWYGHNAVGFFLTAGFLGMMYYFVPKQAERPVYSYKLSIIHFWALIFLYIWAGPHHLHYTALPDWASTLGMVFSVVLWMPSWGGMINGLMTLSGAWDKLRTDPVIRMMIVSIGFYGMSTFEGPMMSIRAVNSLSHYTDWTIGHVHSGALGWNGMITFGALYFLVPKLWNRAQLYSLPAVNWHFWLATIGIVLYAASMWVTGIMEGLMWREVDANGYLVNAFSDTVSAKFPMYVVRALGGVMYLAGGLIMAWNLWMTVRKGEARVPAAAAVAAE is encoded by the coding sequence ATGTGGGATATCGTGAAGATCGTGCTCTTCGGGCTGGTCGCCGTGATCGCGGCGATCGCTGCGAACTATGCGCGCGACCTTGCCTATATGGTGCACGCGCTGATCATCTGCGCCATCGCGGCGGGGATGTTCATCTGGTCGGTGCGCACGACCTGGGAAGAGCGGCCCGCCCCCATCATCAATGCCGAGGGTTACATGGACGGGGTGGTGCGCTACGGCGTTGTTGCCACGACCTTCTGGGGCATCGTCGGCTTTCTGGTGGGCACTTTGATTGCCTTTCAGCTCGCTTTTCCGCAGCTCAACTTTCAGCTGCTGGGCGACGGGATCGGCAATTTCGGGCGGCTGCGGCCGCTGCACACATCGGCGGTGATCTTTGCCTTTGGCGGCAACGCGCTGATTGCCACGAGCTTTTATATCGTGCAGCGCACCAGCGCGGTGCGGCTCTGGGGCGGCAACCTCGCGTGGTTCGTGTTCTGGGGCTACAACCTGTTCATCGTGCTGGCGGCGACGGGCTACCTGCTGGGCGCGACCCAGAGCAAGGAATACGCCGAGCCGGAGTGGTATGTGGACCTCTGGCTCACGGCCGTCTGGGTGGCCTACCTGGCTGTCTTCCTCGGCACGATCCTGACCCGCAAGGAGCGCCACATCTACGTGGCGAACTGGTTCTTCCTGAGCTTCATCGTCACCGTGGCCATGCTGCATGTGGTCAACAACATCTCGATCCCGGTGAGCCTGTTCGGCTCGAAGTCGGTGCAGGTGTTTGCCGGCGTGCAGGATGCGATGACGCAGTGGTGGTATGGCCACAACGCGGTGGGCTTCTTCCTGACCGCGGGCTTTCTCGGGATGATGTACTACTTCGTGCCCAAGCAGGCCGAGCGACCGGTTTACTCCTACAAGCTCAGTATCATCCACTTCTGGGCACTGATCTTTCTCTACATCTGGGCCGGTCCGCACCACCTGCACTACACAGCGCTGCCCGACTGGGCCTCGACCCTTGGCATGGTGTTTTCGGTCGTGCTGTGGATGCCGAGCTGGGGTGGCATGATCAACGGGCTGATGACGCTTTCAGGCGCGTGGGACAAGCTCAGGACCGATCCCGTCATCAGGATGATGATCGTCTCGATCGGATTCTACGGCATGTCCACCTTCGAGGGGCCGATGATGTCGATCCGGGCGGTCAACAGCCTGAGCCACTACACGGACTGGACCATCGGCCACGTGCATTCCGGTGCGCTCGGCTGGAACGGGATGATCACATTCGGGGCGCTCTACTTCCTGGTGCCGAAGCTCTGGAACCGGGCGCAGCTCTACAGCCTGCCGGCGGTGAACTGGCATTTCTGGCTCGCGACCATCGGGATCGTTCTCTACGCGGCCTCGATGTGGGTGACGGGGATCATGGAAGGGCTGATGTGGCGCGAGGTCGATGCCAACGGCTACCTCGTCAACGCCTTCTCCGACACGGTGAGCGCGAAATTCCCGATGTATGTGGTCCGGGCGCTGGGCGGGGTGATGTATCTCGCCGGGGGTCTGATCATGGCCTGGAACCTGTGGATGACGGTGCGCAAGGGCGAGGCCAGAGTGCCCGCCGCCGCTGCCGTTGCCGCTGAATAA
- the ccoO gene encoding cytochrome-c oxidase, cbb3-type subunit II, with the protein MALLDKHKILETNATLLLVSSFLVVTVGGIVEIAPLFYLDNTIEDVEGVRPYSPLELTGRDIYIREGCYVCHSQMIRPMRDEVERYGHYSLAAESKYDHPFQWGSKRTGPDLARVGGRYSDEWHVDHLTDPQSVVPESVMPKYGYLLDRTIEAEHVGELMATHRLVGVPYSDEMLEAAAEDFAAQADPWADSDGLIARYGESAQVRNFDGQAALTEMDALVAYLQVLGTMVDFSTFQPDESR; encoded by the coding sequence ATGGCACTTCTCGACAAGCACAAGATCCTTGAAACCAATGCTACGCTGCTGCTGGTCTCCTCCTTCCTCGTCGTCACCGTGGGCGGGATCGTGGAGATTGCGCCGCTCTTTTACCTCGACAACACCATCGAGGACGTGGAGGGGGTGCGGCCCTACAGCCCGCTCGAGCTGACGGGGCGCGACATCTACATCCGCGAGGGCTGCTATGTGTGCCATAGCCAGATGATCCGCCCGATGCGCGACGAGGTGGAGCGCTACGGGCACTACAGCCTCGCGGCGGAGTCGAAGTACGATCATCCGTTTCAATGGGGCTCCAAGCGCACCGGGCCGGACCTTGCCCGCGTGGGCGGGCGCTACTCGGACGAGTGGCATGTGGATCACCTGACCGATCCGCAGAGCGTGGTGCCCGAGAGCGTGATGCCGAAATACGGCTACCTGCTCGACCGCACCATCGAGGCGGAGCACGTGGGCGAGTTGATGGCGACCCACCGGCTGGTGGGCGTGCCCTACAGCGACGAGATGCTCGAGGCCGCCGCCGAGGACTTTGCCGCACAGGCCGACCCATGGGCCGACAGCGATGGGCTGATCGCGCGCTATGGCGAGAGCGCACAAGTGCGCAACTTCGACGGGCAGGCCGCGCTGACCGAGATGGATGCGCTGGTGGCGTATTTGCAGGTGCTCGGGACGATGGTGGATTTTTCCACCTTCCAGCCCGACGAGAGCCGGTAG
- a CDS encoding cbb3-type cytochrome c oxidase subunit 3 produces the protein METYSWMRELADSWVLLAMFLFFAGVVLWAFRPGSRRDHEECANLIFRNDRTPAGEGSEGAKK, from the coding sequence ATGGAAACCTATTCGTGGATGCGTGAGCTGGCCGACAGCTGGGTGCTTCTTGCCATGTTCCTGTTCTTCGCGGGCGTCGTGCTCTGGGCCTTTCGACCCGGCAGCCGGCGGGACCACGAGGAATGCGCCAACCTGATTTTCCGTAACGACAGAACGCCTGCGGGCGAAGGCTCCGAGGGGGCGAAGAAATGA